A portion of the Oncorhynchus clarkii lewisi isolate Uvic-CL-2024 chromosome 27, UVic_Ocla_1.0, whole genome shotgun sequence genome contains these proteins:
- the LOC139385816 gene encoding TRPM8 channel-associated factor homolog, producing MTQSSMLREEAYTAVMRGVKELDLNGPNIPSDLVLIGDQAFPLAMNACGQVLMAASFYGRGRVVVLGHEGYLTAFPALVENALTWLTGSSCDSTTVGVHQSCKAVADNLSYSSLQPKVGGFCEGLGVYVTDAYCVGPEVKELVEFLKAGGGLLMAGQACSWAEGPKQNTLLGFPGNKVSSVAGIYFSENPGELGTLPVPPQIPSSWLAVAMSMDFKDDLEFLLEGVTEFDIQGGAICSEVLVHGPLAFPIGTTKDGRAFLAGAYYGQGRVIVVTHEGYLGREQMSPFMLNAVRWLDQGRNALVGVLPQLGAAHTLLSKSGLRCEKSGFRKELSVYVCTSYSDAQADEIQDFVAEGGGLLIGGHAWYWAQANPGHKAMTGYAGNRILNKMGLSLLGNTLDAGCYKAPVPGQTCSEGFHFRHLLRRFAGHVTQGEALTEHEEAGLKKLGGDCANYLHMRAHDCASYTSVVAMLTDVLKEAGIPQVCHSCPVISAKDHLLLSVGAEVYKVCQDPDALLPYLIKDQPMMPALSNARVRINCNTAGGEEWLSTGLFLSPGMRTYMAMPPQLVNQGWKVQIGCQTDNIGNSNELKRAPVVHERFPIDSEMMQVWNLWGGLLYLIAPPKTQVEGVEVIIQGAVPAPYYKTGVTTPADWAVLRTAPSPWAEMEFENIILTVHSDVVRGLDRPDLVAALWDDIMRGIADLAAVPAKFPRKERFVADVQISHGFMHAGYPIMIQSSSAPNLVNPVAARSSGLWGAIHELGHNQQRGVWEFPSHTTECTCNLWSVYVHEEVLGVKRDQAHPNMALANRQSRAEGYAKGGRNLASWDMWVALETYMQLQDQFGWDAFKKVFAAYHTMQNVPKDNQGKMNLYAETFSLAVERNLAPFFKAWGWPIEPATEEKLSNMPVWSDHPMAQYG from the exons ATGACCCAAAGCAGCATGTTACGTGAGGAGGCCTACACTGCCGTGATGAGGGGGGTCAAGGAGCTGGACCTCAACGGGCCAAACATACCCAGCGACTTAGTACTGATCGGCGACCAAGCCTTCCCACTGGCCATGAACGCCTGTGGCCAGGTCCTGATGGCTGCCTCATTCTACGGCCGAGGCCGGGTGGTGGTGCTGGGTCACGAGGGTTACCTCACTGCCTTTCCTGCCCTGGTGGAGAATGCGCTGACCTGGCTGACAGGCTCGTCCTGTGACAGCACGACCGTGGGCGTCCACCAGAGCTGTAAGGCCGTGGCCGACAATCTGAGCTACTCCAGCCTCCAACCCAAGGTAGGGGGCTTCTGCGAGGGCCTGGGAGTGTATGTGACAGATGCGTACTGCGTGGGCCCAGAGGTGAAGGAGCTGGTAGAGTTCCTGAAGGCGGGAGGTGGGCTGCTGATGGCTGGCCAGGCGTGTAGCTGGGCCGAGGGACCCAAACAGAACACCCTGCTGGGTTTCCCTGGGAACAAGGTGTCCAGCGTGGCTGGCATCTACTTCTCGGAGAACCCTGGGGAGCTGGGTACTCTCCCTGTGCCTCCACAGATCCCTTCCAGCTGGCTGGCTGTGGC GATGAGCATGGACTTCAAGGATGACCTGGAGTTCCTGCTGGAGGGCGTGACTGAGTTTGATATCCAGGGCGGGGCTATTTGCTCAGAGGTGCTGGTACACGGCCCTCTGGCATTCCCCATTGGCACCACAAAGGACGGCAGGGCCTTTCTGGCCGGGGCATACTACGGTCAGGGCCGAGTCATCGTGGTCACCCACGAGGGATACTTGGGCCGAGAGCAGATGTCCCCCTTCATGCTCAATGCCGTGCGCTGGTTAGATCAGGGTCGTAACGCCTTGGTAGGTGTCCTGCCCCAGCTCGGCGCCGCCCACACCCTGCTGAGCAAGTCTGGCCTGCGCTGTGAGAAGAGCGGCTTCAGGAAGGAGCTCAGCGTCTATGTCTGCACCTCCTACAGCGACGCTCAGGCCGACGAAATCCAGGACTTTGTGGCCGAGGGCGGGGGCCTACTGATCGGGGGCCACGCCTGGTACTGGGCCCAGGCCAACCCGGGCCACAAAGCCATGACAGGGTACGCAGGCAACCGCATCCTCAACAAGATGGGCCTCAGCCTGTTGGGGAACACTCTGGATGCAGGCTGCTACAAGGCCCCAGTCCCGGGTCAGACCTGCTCTGAGGGCTTCCACTTCCGCCACCTGCTGCGCCGCTTTGCCGGTCACGTGACCCAGGGCGAGGCGCTGACGGAGCATGAGGAGGCCGGTCTGAAGAAGCTCGGCGGCGACTGTGCCAATTACCTGCACATGCGGGCGCACGATTGTGCCTCGTACACCTCGGTGGTGGCCATGCTCACTGACGTGCTGAAGGAGGCGGGCATCCCCCAGGTGTGCCACAGCTGTCCGGTGATAAGCGCCAAGGACCACCTGCTGCTCAGTGTAGGCGCGGAGGTGTACAAGGTGTGCCAGGACCCAGACGCCCTACTGCCTTACCTGATCAAGGACCAGCCCATGATGCCTGCCTTGTCCAATGCCAGGGTTAGGATCAACTGTAATACAGCAG GCGGAGAGGAGTGGCTCAGCACTGGTCTGTTCCTTTCCCCTGGGATGAGGACGTACATGGCCATGCCACCACAACTCGTCAACCAGGGCTGGAAG GTCCAGATAGGCTGTCAGACTGACAACATTGGGAATTCGAACGAGCTGAAGCGAGCGCCAGTGGTTCATGAGCGCTTCCCCATAGACTCAGAGATGATGCAGGTGTGGAACCTGTGGGGCGGTCTCCTCTATCTCATCGCCCCTCCTAAGACccaggtggagggggtggaggtcATTATTCAGGGGGCTGTGCCGGCCCCCTACTACAAGACTG gGGTGACCACGCCTGCAGACTGGGCAGTTCTGCGGACTGCCCCGtccccctgggcagagatggagtTTGAGAACATCATCCTGACCGTCCACTCCGACGTGGTCCGAGGTCTGGATCGGCCTGACCTGGTGGCAGCTCTCTGGGATGACATCATGAGGGGAATAGCTGACCTGGCTGCCGTCCCCGCCAAGTTCCCCCGCAAGGAGCGCTTCGTGGCCGACGTCCAGATTTCCCATG GCTTCATGCATGCAGGCTACCCTATCATGATACAATCCTCCTCCGCCCCAAACCTGGTGAACCCTGTGGCAGCCCGCAGCTCGGGCCTGTGGGGAGCCATCCACGAGCTGGGTCACAACCAGCAGAGAGGAGTCTGGGAGTTCCCCTCGCACACCACTGAGTGCACGTGTAACCTCTGGTCAGTGTACGTGCAcgaggaggtgttgggggtgaAACGGGATCAGGCCCACCCCAACATGGCGCTGGCCAACCGACAGAGCCGTGCCGAGGGGTACGCTAAAGGGGGCAGGAATCTGGCCAGCTGGGACATGTGGGTGGCACTGGAGACCTACATGCAG CTCCAGGACCAGTTTGGCTGGGACGCCTTCAAGAAGGTGTTTGCTGCCTACCATACCATGCAGAACGTGCCCAAAGACAACCAGGGAAAGATGAACCTGTATGCTGAGACCTTCTCCCTGGCGGTCGAGAGGAACCTGGCTCCTTTCTTCAAGGCCTGGGGCTGGCCCATTGAGCCCGCTACAGAGGAAAAGCTCTCTAACATGCCGGTGTGGAGCGACCACCCTATGGCCCAGTATGGCtga